A portion of the Calderihabitans maritimus genome contains these proteins:
- a CDS encoding DUF2284 domain-containing protein, producing ADAVIIPASKVVVDERVRIKCAFPRCHLYGESPNCPPYTPEPEEMRKVFSKYQYALLFKTDVSPLEDFVDDKQWHTGHMKHQQKADDIASVIEALAFNDGYYFAVGFGAGGCKTALCKGQICQFLDSGRCRFPLRSRPSMEGVGIDVFRLVTEVGWDIYPIAHKYVEPDSVKCAISVGIVFIT from the coding sequence GGCGGATGCAGTAATAATTCCTGCCAGTAAAGTGGTAGTGGATGAACGGGTAAGGATTAAATGTGCTTTTCCCCGATGCCATCTTTATGGGGAGAGTCCCAATTGTCCCCCCTACACTCCTGAACCGGAGGAAATGAGAAAAGTGTTCAGCAAATACCAGTATGCTCTCCTGTTCAAGACAGATGTAAGCCCACTTGAAGATTTTGTGGATGATAAACAATGGCACACCGGGCATATGAAACACCAGCAAAAGGCAGACGACATCGCCAGTGTCATCGAAGCATTGGCTTTTAACGACGGTTATTACTTTGCCGTAGGATTTGGTGCCGGCGGTTGTAAAACAGCCTTGTGTAAGGGACAAATATGCCAGTTCTTGGACAGCGGCCGGTGCAGATTTCCTTTACGTTCCAGGCCGTCCATGGAAGGAGTAGGGATTGATGTTTTCAGGCTGGTAACCGAGGTGGGATGGGATATTTATCCTATTGCCCACAAATATGTAGAACCGGACTCCGTTAAATGCGCCATCTCCGTAGGTATTGTTTTTATCACATAG
- a CDS encoding type II toxin-antitoxin system Phd/YefM family antitoxin, producing the protein MHIVNVTDLRRNIREVLAEVIRSKKPAVILQRSKPVAYLVDAETFERSRKLDEMDVLTQTRKESLDRMLQLRAKVAKRAGIKSDSTKLIRELREGLNRHE; encoded by the coding sequence ATGCATATAGTAAATGTGACAGATTTGCGGAGGAACATTCGCGAGGTTCTGGCGGAAGTAATTCGCTCAAAAAAACCGGCAGTGATCCTCCAGAGGTCAAAGCCGGTTGCTTACCTGGTCGACGCTGAAACGTTTGAAAGATCGCGAAAGTTGGATGAAATGGACGTGTTGACACAAACCAGGAAAGAAAGTCTGGACAGGATGCTTCAGTTGAGGGCCAAGGTGGCGAAGAGGGCAGGTATAAAAAGTGATTCCACCAAACTGATCCGTGAACTCCGGGAAGGATTGAACCGTCATGAGTAA
- a CDS encoding type II toxin-antitoxin system VapC family toxin, whose protein sequence is MSNYICLDTSVLIKVLVEEEDSDKATVLLQRIIDHRQLIVLPAFAWAEVGTVLRKKRRGEELAVQEADDLWLEFRQFPGIEYLNDDSIMDLAWKISRHFDMPTLYDAAFLAVAEVVGERTREICEFWTADEKLFNLLNGRKKYVRLLKELE, encoded by the coding sequence ATGAGTAATTATATTTGCCTGGACACCTCGGTTTTGATCAAGGTGCTCGTGGAGGAGGAAGATAGTGACAAAGCAACGGTACTTCTGCAAAGGATTATAGACCACCGGCAGCTCATTGTACTTCCCGCATTCGCGTGGGCCGAAGTGGGTACAGTCCTGAGAAAAAAGCGCAGAGGAGAGGAATTAGCCGTTCAGGAAGCAGATGATCTATGGTTGGAGTTCCGGCAATTTCCGGGGATAGAGTACCTTAATGATGACTCGATAATGGACCTGGCCTGGAAAATCAGCCGCCACTTTGATATGCCTACTCTTTACGATGCGGCTTTTCTGGCGGTTGCTGAGGTGGTGGGGGAGAGAACCAGGGAAATATGTGAATTCTGGACGGCGGATGAAAAGCTGTTCAACCTTTTAAACGGACGAAAGAAGTATGTAAGATTGTTGAAAGAATTGGAGTAA
- the pgeF gene encoding peptidoglycan editing factor PgeF, producing MKTASFRLKIVGPVKFFHIPAWEETGLVISAFSTRVGGVSPEPYSTLNLGFHTADEPGNVLENRIRFSSSLGVSLESWVAANQVHGDRIATVGRRERGRGAKEFSSCIPDTDGLITREPGVALTTYYADCVPIYLLDLEKKAIGLSHAGWRGTVKRVAGKTVAAMEQAFGTRASSCLAAIGPSIGPCCYEVDGRVIEGFREVFPYWQDVVIPAGKGHWKLDLWETNRRMLVEAGVPEKNITVSGICTSCNRDLLFSYRAEKGLTGRMAAFLMLR from the coding sequence GTGAAGACGGCAAGCTTTCGTCTGAAGATAGTTGGGCCCGTAAAGTTTTTTCATATTCCCGCGTGGGAGGAAACAGGACTGGTTATCAGCGCTTTTTCTACGCGAGTAGGGGGAGTAAGTCCCGAACCGTATTCTACCCTGAACCTGGGCTTTCATACCGCGGACGAGCCCGGAAATGTACTGGAAAACCGTATTCGTTTCAGCAGTAGTCTTGGGGTGAGTTTGGAGAGCTGGGTGGCCGCCAACCAGGTTCACGGGGACCGTATAGCAACGGTAGGACGCCGGGAACGGGGAAGAGGCGCCAAAGAGTTTTCCAGCTGTATTCCTGATACCGACGGTTTGATTACCAGGGAACCGGGAGTTGCCCTTACTACTTATTATGCCGATTGTGTACCAATTTACCTTTTGGACCTTGAGAAAAAGGCCATAGGCCTTTCCCATGCCGGGTGGAGGGGAACCGTAAAGCGGGTGGCGGGGAAGACTGTGGCCGCCATGGAGCAAGCCTTTGGTACGCGGGCTTCCTCCTGCCTGGCCGCTATAGGGCCTTCTATCGGGCCCTGTTGCTACGAAGTAGACGGCCGGGTAATAGAAGGCTTCCGGGAGGTATTTCCTTACTGGCAGGATGTCGTCATACCGGCCGGTAAGGGACATTGGAAATTAGATCTTTGGGAAACCAACCGGCGGATGTTAGTAGAAGCAGGGGTCCCCGAGAAAAATATAACGGTCAGCGGTATTTGTACCTCCTGTAACCGGGATCTTCTTTTTTCCTATCGGGCGGAAAAGGGACTAACAGGTCGCATGGCCGCCTTTTTGATGCTGAGATGA
- a CDS encoding HlyD family efflux transporter periplasmic adaptor subunit, protein MPRFYRSKGVPEYRLAYLFFLSVALWLLFNWLRGIIWSSLLETEIAEFGVLEKSISVDGLLIRQETLVTTPVKGRLRPLVEEGQRVRVGAAIAEVLPGSEGVRTAESYVLTASRAGVVSYYYDGLETVLSPEMLNELDLDKLATFMETAQTSTSFSNPAVRIVDNHKPLYLYFQINPEKLFEVEIGNTLSLYLPGKEEAVKAEVVRLEKEAEHTTVLVRLPYQDHLLNQRHISFRLVTDSYRGIIVERSLLVFKEGKAGIYVMKAGRIYWQPVKVLGEVGEKVAIDGIEEGSELLTGPLTNLLETLRINP, encoded by the coding sequence TTGCCCCGCTTTTACCGCAGCAAAGGGGTGCCTGAATATCGTCTGGCATACTTGTTTTTCTTAAGCGTGGCGCTCTGGTTGTTGTTCAACTGGCTCCGGGGAATAATATGGTCTTCCTTGCTGGAGACTGAAATAGCGGAATTTGGAGTGCTGGAAAAAAGTATTTCGGTCGACGGCTTGCTGATACGCCAGGAGACCCTCGTGACGACACCGGTTAAAGGTCGCTTGAGGCCTTTGGTTGAGGAAGGACAGAGGGTTCGAGTGGGTGCGGCCATAGCTGAAGTTTTACCTGGCTCGGAAGGGGTTCGAACCGCAGAATCTTATGTGCTCACTGCTTCCCGAGCGGGAGTGGTTAGCTACTATTATGACGGTTTAGAAACAGTTTTAAGCCCGGAAATGCTGAATGAATTAGACTTGGATAAACTTGCCACTTTTATGGAAACGGCTCAAACTTCCACGAGCTTTAGCAATCCTGCGGTCAGGATTGTAGATAATCATAAACCTTTATATCTGTACTTTCAAATAAACCCGGAAAAATTGTTTGAGGTAGAAATAGGTAATACACTCAGTTTATATCTGCCGGGAAAAGAAGAAGCCGTTAAAGCAGAGGTAGTACGTCTAGAAAAAGAAGCGGAACATACCACGGTGCTGGTTCGTCTGCCATACCAGGACCATCTGCTTAACCAAAGGCATATATCCTTCCGGCTGGTGACTGATAGCTATCGGGGAATAATAGTAGAGCGAAGTTTACTGGTATTTAAAGAAGGGAAAGCAGGTATCTACGTCATGAAGGCAGGAAGAATTTATTGGCAGCCGGTAAAGGTTCTAGGAGAGGTAGGAGAAAAAGTGGCCATTGATGGTATAGAGGAAGGTTCAGAGTTGTTAACTGGTCCGCTGACAAATTTGTTAGAAACATTAAGGATTAATCCATGA
- a CDS encoding YggS family pyridoxal phosphate-dependent enzyme, translating into MNQISRNLQEVLENIRQSALKANRNPEDITLVAVTKTVGIAEIETAIQCGVTDIGENRAQEAVRKYEVIGDRVRWHFIGRLQTNKVKYIIDKVHLIHSLDRRSLAEELNKRAEALGRPVQVLVQVNVSGEETKSGLPVQQVIPFLRQMNDFPYVKVKGLMTMAPYVVDAEEVRWVFRRLRELFEEIKGSNIPGISMDYLSMGMTNDYRVAVEEGANMVRIGSAIFGSRN; encoded by the coding sequence ATGAACCAGATAAGTAGAAACTTGCAGGAAGTTCTAGAAAACATTCGACAGTCGGCTCTAAAAGCAAACCGAAACCCGGAAGACATAACTCTGGTAGCTGTCACCAAGACCGTGGGCATAGCAGAAATTGAAACGGCTATCCAATGTGGCGTGACCGATATAGGAGAAAACCGGGCCCAGGAAGCCGTAAGAAAATATGAGGTTATCGGTGATCGTGTCCGCTGGCACTTCATAGGACGCCTTCAAACTAATAAAGTGAAGTACATAATAGATAAGGTCCACTTAATTCATTCCTTGGACCGGAGGTCTCTGGCTGAAGAGTTAAATAAACGAGCCGAAGCATTAGGAAGACCTGTGCAAGTCTTGGTGCAGGTAAATGTTTCCGGGGAAGAAACAAAGTCTGGTTTACCGGTTCAGCAAGTTATTCCGTTCCTGCGCCAAATGAATGATTTTCCTTATGTTAAGGTAAAAGGGTTGATGACTATGGCGCCATATGTGGTTGATGCCGAAGAAGTGCGCTGGGTATTCCGCAGGCTGAGGGAACTTTTCGAGGAAATTAAAGGTTCTAATATTCCTGGAATTTCTATGGATTATCTTTCCATGGGAATGACTAACGATTACCGGGTGGCGGTGGAAGAAGGAGCCAATATGGTACGTATTGGCAGTGCTATTTTTGGTTCGCGGAATTAG
- a CDS encoding cell division protein SepF yields the protein MGKLVDKVLRLMGFEVEKIEELEEEEGLEHWQEPVVTYAKRGNVVNLHTQKHVRMVIAKPTSFEQVQGMADHLKSHRPVIVNLEEVDKELARRIIDFLSGTTYALSGSMQKVGNSIFLFVPSNVDLAGAITTNWKEKGVFSWLDNS from the coding sequence ATGGGTAAGTTAGTAGATAAGGTGTTAAGACTTATGGGTTTCGAAGTAGAAAAGATTGAAGAACTGGAAGAAGAAGAAGGGTTAGAGCATTGGCAGGAGCCGGTAGTTACCTATGCTAAAAGGGGAAACGTTGTCAATTTGCATACGCAAAAACATGTGCGTATGGTAATAGCGAAACCAACTTCTTTTGAGCAGGTACAGGGAATGGCGGATCACTTGAAAAGCCACCGTCCGGTAATAGTTAACTTGGAAGAGGTTGACAAGGAACTGGCCCGCCGTATAATTGACTTTTTAAGCGGGACTACCTATGCTCTCAGCGGGAGTATGCAAAAAGTTGGTAACAGTATCTTTTTATTCGTTCCCAGCAATGTAGATCTCGCGGGAGCAATTACTACTAACTGGAAGGAAAAAGGAGTTTTTTCCTGGCTGGATAACTCTTGA
- the proC gene encoding pyrroline-5-carboxylate reductase has protein sequence MQLYHLGFIGAGAMAEALINGVLKAGVFSPDDLIASDINEERLRHIREKFAIHTTVSNEEVMNSSQAVILAVKPQVLPDVLTPLAAKARPDQLIISIAAGITLEHLESILPDEVAVVRVMPNTPCLIGEGAVALALGRKVKPQQRQLAEKIFEAVGIAYVLPEEMMDAVTGLSGSGPAYIYLIIEALSDAGVRVGLPRDIATALAAQTVIGAARMVLDTGRHPGELKDMVTSPGGTTIAGLHALEEGGVRGSIMNAVMAAYNRSRELGSRKEREK, from the coding sequence TTGCAACTTTATCACCTGGGTTTTATTGGAGCTGGAGCTATGGCAGAAGCGCTGATTAACGGAGTATTAAAGGCAGGAGTTTTTTCTCCCGATGATCTAATTGCCAGCGATATCAACGAAGAGCGGCTGCGACATATAAGGGAAAAGTTTGCTATCCATACTACCGTTTCCAACGAAGAAGTGATGAACAGTTCTCAGGCAGTTATTTTGGCGGTGAAGCCGCAGGTTCTTCCAGACGTATTAACTCCCCTTGCCGCCAAGGCGAGACCGGATCAGTTAATTATTTCTATCGCAGCCGGTATAACTTTAGAGCATTTGGAGAGTATCCTGCCTGATGAGGTTGCGGTGGTCCGAGTTATGCCTAATACTCCTTGCCTAATAGGTGAAGGAGCTGTCGCCCTAGCTTTGGGGAGAAAGGTCAAACCTCAACAACGCCAATTAGCGGAAAAGATTTTTGAGGCGGTTGGAATCGCCTATGTTTTGCCAGAGGAAATGATGGATGCGGTTACAGGACTTAGCGGAAGTGGCCCCGCTTACATATATTTAATTATTGAAGCGCTGAGTGATGCGGGTGTAAGGGTAGGGTTGCCCCGGGACATTGCTACTGCCCTTGCAGCGCAGACCGTGATAGGAGCGGCGAGGATGGTTCTGGATACCGGCAGGCATCCGGGAGAACTGAAAGATATGGTGACTTCCCCGGGGGGTACCACTATTGCCGGGCTGCATGCCTTGGAAGAAGGAGGAGTCCGGGGAAGCATCATGAACGCAGTAATGGCAGCTTATAATCGGTCCCGGGAATTAGGCAGTAGAAAGGAAAGGGAGAAATGA
- a CDS encoding YggT family protein, with the protein MRSLIPVIDIAFNILDLLIIARVLLSWVRPDPYNPIVRFIYETTEPILAPFRRIMPRGTIPIDFSPLLALLVLDLARRLLIQILLGF; encoded by the coding sequence ATGAGAAGTTTGATACCAGTAATTGATATAGCTTTTAACATTTTAGATTTGTTAATTATAGCTCGGGTCTTACTATCCTGGGTGAGACCGGATCCTTATAACCCGATAGTTCGATTTATATATGAAACTACTGAACCCATTCTGGCTCCTTTCCGGCGGATCATGCCCCGAGGAACGATACCGATCGATTTTTCGCCTCTTTTAGCTCTGCTCGTTTTGGATCTAGCTCGGAGGCTATTAATTCAAATTTTACTGGGCTTCTAA
- a CDS encoding DivIVA domain-containing protein produces the protein MVLTPLDIQEKEFSRSFRGYNEEQVDAFLDRVIKDYEILYKENLELKEQLQALQRELDRYRELEDTLKGAMLMAEQAAREAKKNAEKEADLMFREAQEKANKLIQEAEQRVRQMEAEYRKMVEQARAFRVKFKSFLLSQLELLEEEQENPSKQEVDDEYD, from the coding sequence ATGGTTTTAACTCCGCTGGACATTCAAGAGAAGGAGTTCAGTCGTTCTTTTAGAGGATATAATGAAGAGCAGGTAGATGCTTTCCTGGACCGGGTAATAAAAGATTACGAAATCCTTTATAAAGAGAATCTGGAGTTAAAAGAACAGCTTCAGGCCCTGCAGAGGGAACTGGACCGTTACCGGGAACTGGAAGATACCCTGAAAGGTGCAATGTTAATGGCTGAACAGGCCGCCAGAGAAGCCAAGAAAAATGCCGAGAAAGAAGCGGACCTTATGTTTCGCGAGGCGCAGGAGAAAGCTAATAAACTTATTCAAGAAGCGGAGCAAAGAGTTCGCCAGATGGAAGCGGAATATAGAAAAATGGTAGAGCAGGCACGGGCTTTTCGGGTTAAGTTTAAGTCTTTTTTATTGAGCCAATTGGAGCTGCTGGAAGAAGAACAAGAGAATCCGAGTAAACAGGAGGTAGATGATGAGTACGATTGA
- a CDS encoding DUF167 domain-containing protein produces the protein MSTIEDIPGGVRIKVRVQPRASKNELAGMWGDYLKVRLTAPPVEGAANRQCEEFFAGLLKVPKSSVRVVAGNTGRNKTVEIQGITGARVRKLLKTDTL, from the coding sequence ATGAGTACGATTGAAGATATACCCGGCGGCGTGCGCATTAAGGTCAGGGTTCAACCAAGAGCTTCCAAAAACGAATTGGCAGGGATGTGGGGGGATTATCTAAAGGTAAGATTGACTGCTCCCCCCGTGGAAGGGGCTGCCAATCGACAATGTGAGGAATTTTTCGCAGGCCTTCTCAAAGTGCCTAAGTCGTCGGTAAGGGTGGTGGCAGGCAATACTGGACGCAACAAAACAGTTGAAATTCAAGGCATTACAGGTGCCCGAGTCAGAAAACTTCTTAAAACCGATACCCTTTGA
- the ileS gene encoding isoleucine--tRNA ligase has protein sequence MEYSKTLNLPKTDFPMRANLPEREPEILKFWEDINIYQKVQEKNAGKPKFILHDGPPYANGDIHLGHTLNKVLKDMIVKFYSMTGYDAPYVPGWDTHGLPIEQQAIKNLGLDRDKTSVAEFRNQCRDYALKYVDIQREQFKRLGVRGDWENPYLTLDPEYEAVQIGIFGEMAQKGYIYKGLKPVYWCSDCQTALAEAEVEYMDKKSPSIYVKFPVKDAKGLFEEENSYIVIWTTTPWTIPANVAIALHPEFTYVLTDVQGEKLLLAEELLRPFMERIGAEKYKVLQSFRGEQLEKVVCRHPLFDRDSLVILADHVTLEQGTGCVHTAPGHGLEDYEVGRAYGLPIISPLDDEGRFTEEAGPFAGLRYDEGNKAVTKALDETGALMHLSFIKHQYPHCWRCKHPLIFRATEQWFASIDGFRQQALKAIKEVKWIPAWGQERIYNMVAERGDWCISRQRTWGVPIPIFYCAECGEVIINNETIQHLQKLFREHGSNIWFLKEADELVPPGLQCPKCSHSKFRKETDIMDVWFDSGSSHAAVLQQRPELSWPADLYLEGSDQHRGWFNSSLSTSVAVTGQAPYRAVLTHGFLVDEEGRKMSKSLGNVTDPMEVIQKMGADILRLWVASADYRRDVAASPNIMRQMAEAYRKIRNTCRFLLGNLYDFDPARDRVAYQDLPEIDRWALLKLHKLIGRVTEAYRNYEFHIVYHAIHNFCVVDMSAFYLDILKDRLYTFKANSSGRRAAQTVLYEILYALVRLLTPILAFTSEEIWQHMPKPEGSPVSVQLSSWPVMKEEYILPELEEKWKKIIEIRKEVAKALEKARREDIIGHSLDAAVDLYVNKELFEFLQETAQDLAMIFIVSQARIHGPEENVPEGVYQAEEVEGLKVKVSKAAGVKCERCWIYSETVGEHEEYPTLCRRCTDVVKAL, from the coding sequence ATGGAGTACAGTAAGACGCTGAATTTGCCCAAAACCGATTTTCCTATGCGAGCCAACCTGCCTGAAAGGGAACCGGAAATTTTAAAGTTCTGGGAGGATATTAATATTTATCAAAAGGTTCAGGAGAAAAATGCCGGCAAACCTAAATTTATTCTCCATGATGGCCCCCCTTATGCCAACGGAGACATTCATTTAGGCCATACGCTCAATAAGGTCCTTAAGGATATGATTGTCAAATTTTACTCCATGACCGGCTATGATGCTCCTTATGTTCCGGGTTGGGATACCCACGGGTTACCTATCGAGCAGCAAGCCATAAAGAATCTGGGCCTGGATAGGGATAAGACCAGTGTTGCCGAGTTTCGGAACCAGTGCCGGGATTATGCTTTAAAGTATGTTGATATTCAGAGAGAACAGTTTAAGCGGTTGGGAGTTAGAGGCGATTGGGAGAACCCGTACCTGACTCTAGACCCCGAGTATGAGGCTGTTCAAATAGGGATTTTCGGGGAAATGGCCCAAAAAGGGTATATTTATAAAGGACTTAAGCCGGTTTACTGGTGTTCGGACTGCCAAACGGCTCTGGCCGAGGCGGAAGTAGAATATATGGACAAGAAATCTCCCTCTATTTATGTAAAATTTCCCGTTAAAGATGCCAAAGGTTTATTTGAGGAAGAGAACAGTTATATCGTTATTTGGACAACTACTCCCTGGACCATTCCGGCTAACGTAGCCATTGCCCTACACCCTGAGTTTACGTATGTGTTAACTGATGTTCAGGGCGAAAAACTTTTATTAGCCGAGGAACTTCTCCGGCCGTTTATGGAGCGTATCGGTGCGGAAAAATACAAAGTTCTTCAGTCTTTCCGGGGAGAACAGCTGGAAAAGGTGGTTTGCCGTCACCCTCTCTTTGACCGAGACTCTTTGGTCATATTGGCAGACCACGTTACTTTGGAACAGGGTACTGGCTGTGTCCACACCGCTCCCGGGCATGGTCTGGAGGACTACGAAGTCGGACGGGCCTACGGTTTACCGATCATCTCTCCTCTCGATGATGAGGGGAGATTTACCGAGGAAGCCGGACCTTTTGCCGGCCTGCGTTACGATGAAGGGAACAAGGCGGTTACCAAGGCATTGGATGAAACCGGGGCTCTCATGCACCTGAGTTTTATTAAGCACCAGTATCCTCACTGCTGGCGCTGTAAGCATCCTTTAATCTTCAGGGCTACGGAACAATGGTTTGCCTCCATTGACGGGTTCCGGCAGCAGGCCCTTAAGGCCATCAAAGAAGTTAAGTGGATACCTGCCTGGGGGCAGGAGAGGATTTACAATATGGTGGCCGAGCGGGGAGATTGGTGCATTTCCCGTCAGCGCACCTGGGGTGTCCCAATTCCTATATTTTACTGTGCGGAATGCGGTGAGGTAATTATCAACAACGAAACAATACAACATCTTCAGAAGCTTTTCCGTGAACATGGTTCCAATATATGGTTCTTGAAAGAAGCGGATGAGTTGGTACCTCCAGGACTGCAATGTCCCAAGTGTAGTCATTCCAAGTTCCGCAAGGAAACCGACATCATGGACGTCTGGTTTGATTCCGGTTCGAGCCATGCAGCGGTACTGCAGCAGCGGCCGGAATTATCCTGGCCGGCCGACCTGTATCTGGAAGGTAGTGACCAGCACCGGGGTTGGTTTAATTCCTCCCTTTCTACGTCAGTAGCCGTTACCGGTCAAGCTCCTTACCGAGCCGTGCTGACCCATGGTTTTTTAGTTGACGAAGAGGGAAGGAAGATGTCCAAGTCTTTGGGTAACGTTACCGACCCCATGGAGGTCATTCAAAAGATGGGAGCGGATATCCTGCGGCTCTGGGTAGCTTCTGCTGATTACCGGCGGGATGTGGCAGCATCGCCCAACATAATGCGCCAGATGGCGGAAGCCTACCGTAAGATTCGCAACACGTGTCGCTTCCTTCTAGGAAACTTGTATGACTTCGATCCTGCCCGGGACCGGGTAGCGTATCAAGATTTGCCCGAAATAGATCGTTGGGCACTGCTCAAATTGCATAAGCTCATTGGCCGGGTGACGGAAGCATATCGCAACTATGAGTTCCATATTGTCTACCACGCCATTCATAATTTTTGTGTAGTAGATATGAGTGCGTTTTATCTCGATATTTTGAAGGACCGCTTGTACACCTTTAAAGCAAATTCTTCCGGCCGCAGGGCGGCCCAAACGGTTCTTTACGAAATTCTTTATGCTCTGGTCCGGTTGTTAACGCCTATCCTGGCTTTTACCAGCGAAGAAATCTGGCAACACATGCCCAAACCTGAAGGCTCACCGGTAAGTGTGCAACTAAGTAGCTGGCCGGTGATGAAAGAAGAATATATTTTACCTGAACTGGAAGAAAAATGGAAAAAGATTATTGAAATAAGAAAAGAAGTAGCAAAAGCTTTAGAAAAGGCCAGGAGGGAAGATATTATCGGTCACTCTCTGGACGCTGCTGTAGACCTGTATGTTAACAAAGAACTCTTCGAATTTTTACAGGAAACGGCTCAAGATTTGGCCATGATTTTTATAGTCTCCCAGGCAAGGATTCACGGACCGGAAGAAAATGTTCCGGAAGGTGTCTACCAGGCAGAAGAGGTTGAGGGATTGAAGGTTAAAGTAAGTAAAGCCGCCGGCGTGAAGTGTGAGCGATGCTGGATTTACAGCGAGACGGTAGGAGAGCACGAGGAATACCCTACCTTGTGTCGCCGCTGTACGGACGTGGTCAAAGCCCTCTAA
- the gcvH gene encoding glycine cleavage system protein GcvH — MYPDGLKYSRKHQWVELDGNKAKIGITYYAQEKMGDVVFVELPLEGQSFQRGEGMGVIETISHIADIYAPVSGKVVDVNEELLTHPELLNEDPYRQGWLLEIELDNALEAKQLMSVEDYKSYIQKLETGKTIYL; from the coding sequence GTGTATCCCGACGGATTAAAGTACAGCCGGAAACACCAGTGGGTTGAGCTGGATGGGAATAAGGCGAAGATAGGGATAACTTATTATGCACAGGAAAAAATGGGCGATGTAGTATTTGTAGAACTCCCGCTGGAGGGACAGTCTTTCCAGAGAGGTGAGGGAATGGGGGTTATCGAAACCATTAGTCACATTGCCGATATTTACGCTCCGGTTTCCGGCAAAGTGGTCGATGTAAACGAAGAATTACTTACTCACCCGGAATTATTAAACGAAGATCCTTACCGGCAGGGTTGGTTGCTGGAGATTGAATTGGATAACGCCTTAGAGGCGAAACAGCTTATGTCGGTGGAGGATTATAAGAGTTATATTCAAAAATTGGAAACGGGAAAAACCATTTACCTTTAA
- the pduL gene encoding phosphate propanoyltransferase, whose translation MVEVERFGEPTNELWEYLEIEIPVGVSNRHVHLSQQDLEMLFGHGHRLKARRELGQPGEFAAEEVVTLVGPRGVIEGVRIVGPLRDKTQVEISMTDAYRLGLRPPVRKSGDLEGTPGIAVVGPKGVVALGEGVILAARHIHMHTREAEKLGLKNDDRVRVRVAGERAQIMENVIIRVSDKYRLEMHVDTDEANAALLTNGDTVTILH comes from the coding sequence ATGGTCGAGGTGGAACGTTTTGGCGAGCCCACAAATGAACTTTGGGAATACTTAGAGATTGAAATTCCCGTGGGCGTTTCCAACCGCCACGTACACCTGTCTCAACAAGATCTGGAAATGCTATTTGGTCACGGTCACCGGCTTAAGGCCAGGAGGGAATTGGGACAGCCGGGGGAATTTGCGGCAGAAGAAGTAGTCACCCTGGTAGGGCCACGAGGTGTGATAGAGGGTGTGCGGATAGTAGGTCCGTTACGAGACAAGACCCAGGTAGAGATTTCTATGACTGATGCCTATCGCTTAGGCCTACGGCCTCCCGTACGCAAATCCGGTGACCTTGAGGGTACGCCCGGGATTGCGGTAGTAGGACCAAAAGGAGTGGTAGCCTTGGGAGAAGGAGTTATTCTGGCGGCCCGTCATATTCATATGCATACCCGAGAGGCGGAAAAGCTAGGCCTAAAAAATGATGACCGGGTAAGAGTCCGTGTAGCGGGAGAAAGGGCGCAAATTATGGAAAATGTGATTATCCGGGTTAGCGACAAGTACCGCTTGGAAATGCATGTAGATACGGATGAGGCCAATGCCGCTCTGTTAACCAATGGAGATACGGTTACAATCCTGCATTAG
- a CDS encoding ACT domain-containing protein produces MSQRVIVTVFGKDKVGIIAGVTSVLAECNANILDISQTILQEFLTMIMIVDISKCRVDLATLQKRLDEKGQELGVKITAQHEEIFDFMHRI; encoded by the coding sequence ATGAGCCAGCGAGTCATAGTAACTGTGTTTGGAAAAGATAAGGTGGGTATTATAGCCGGTGTAACTTCGGTACTGGCTGAATGCAACGCCAATATTCTGGATATCAGCCAGACCATTTTGCAGGAATTTTTAACTATGATTATGATTGTAGATATTAGTAAATGCCGGGTTGACCTGGCTACTCTTCAAAAACGTTTAGATGAAAAAGGACAGGAGTTAGGGGTTAAGATTACGGCCCAGCATGAAGAAATTTTTGATTTCATGCACCGAATTTAG